The sequence below is a genomic window from Candidatus Dadabacteria bacterium.
TTCTTCTGCTGATTTGTCCCCACTATTGATCGCATACTTGTCTATTGCGCGGTTGTTGTAAGCATTGGCAGTCTGCGGGTTTATCTCTATATCCTTGGTGTAATCGGCAATGGCTTTCTGGTATTCCCCTATTTCAGAGTAACAGTAGCCGCGATTGCCGTAAGCCATAGCGTATTGAGGATTTATCTCTATGGCTCTGGTGTAATCAGAAATGGCTTTCTGGTATTCCTCTATCTGAGAATAACAGTAGCCGCGATTGTAGTAGGCTACGGTGTCTTGAGGGCCTATCTCTATGGCATTGGTATAGTCGGAAATGGCTTTCTCATTTTCCCCTATTTTAGAGTAACAGTCGCCGCGATTGCCATAAGCCATGGCGCATTGAGGGTCTATCTCTATGGCTCTGGTGTAATCAGAAATGGCTTTCTCATTTTCCCCTATTTGAAAGTAACAGGTGCCAAGATTGTTGTAAGCCATGGCGTGTTGAGGGTCTATCTCTATAGCTCCGGTGTAATCGGAAATGGCTTTCTCCCTATCTTTTATTTGAAAGTAACAGTTGCCACGATTGATGTAGGCAGTAGCATATTGAGGGTTAATCTTTATGGCTCTGGTATAGGATTCAATGGCTTTCTCGTATTTTCCTATTTGGTAGTGTGCGTTCCCATCCGCAAAATACTCCCGAGCAGTCTTGATGTGGTAATACCTTTTAACTCTGTTTGCTATGGACAAACCGGAGAAGTCGGGAAACAAAGTCTCCGCATTGATGTCGTGCAATCTGTTCAATTCCTCCCAGATTTCGCGTTTCGCACCCTTGTCAACAACAATCTTCTGATAATCGCCTTCATCTATTGCGGACTTTCCGAATACAAAGATACTGCTTTGTCGTAGAATGCGTTCCGCCCGCACTCTCTGGGCTTCCCAATGCCAGTAAGAAGGTTGCGGTTGCTTTTCCTTAGTAGCAGAATCAGAGGACTGAGGTTGTAGAAAATCTTCAATTTCCCTGTTTCCGCTACTGAACTTATCTTCATTAACAGCAATGAATTTGGTTATATCGGTATTGTTAATGATACACACTGTACCATTTTTCTCCTGCTGTGAATCTACAGCGAACCACAAAGCAACATAGATGTTTTTGGTGAAGTCTATAAAGGCTGTTGCAGCGCCATGGTGTTGCAACTTCGCCAGAAGTTCCAAGTCGTGTAAGGAACGTGCCCCCTCGTATCCATGCCCCTTGCTTCGTATGCGGTCTATGAGGTCGCGGTGATACTCCACAAAATGTTGCTGATTAGGAACCATCTCATTATCTTCCGCAGATTTTTTAATCCTGCGCCAAGCGGCAGACTCCAATGCCCATTCCGCATCCGGCAGACCCCGGAAAATGCACCGACGGTCTTCCGTCAACTCTCTTACGCGGTCAGCATACTCGCGTATGCTCTTTACCGGCTCCGGTTTGGTGTCGGATTCAGACATCTCCAACCTTCCCCGCCAATTGCTCCCTCATATCCTTCCCGTCAACTGTCTTTTCAACAATGATAAACAACCCCTTCCCTTCACTTTTGCTTTCCCAAAGTTCGCCAATGGTGCGCTTTTCCGCCGTGTCCGCACTGTCGGCGAGAAGGTCGCCTTTGTATTCAACAACAAGCTGACGACCATCCTCAAGTTGCGCGATAAAATCAGGATAAAAACTGCCCTTTGCCGTAGGCAGACAGAATGAATTTTCATGCTTCGCCACATTTCTGACCCAAAACTTTAAGCCCGCCATACTGTCAATTGCCTGAGCGCACTGGAATTCTTCGCCGCCTTCAACGCCGTCAAATGCCGGAACATCCGAGAGAAAGTGTTTCCGCGGCTTCCACGCGCCGCGATAAAGACGCTGCCCGGAATACATGTTTTCCTTGAACTCAAAGCCCGTATCAAATGAAACCGCCGTTTTCGCTTCAGGGGCAAAAAGATATTTTTGGTAGGATTTACCGCGCTCCTCCAAACGGATCCTGTTGAGTTTTTCCCGTATCTTGCGGGCGAGTATGAACTTGCAACGCATCAACGCCGCTATGCGCATTTTGCGAACATTGACTAAATGCCCGACCATCCCGCTCAACCACTTTAGCAATTCGCTCTGGTGAATATCCGGCTGGCGGACTTGGCGGTCCAGCCACAGCACAAGGGCCTCCGGTGTCCAACCCTCAATATCAATATCAAGCCCAAGTTGCTCATCTTCGCCTGCAAACTGGTAGATAAGGCGGTTCCCGTTAAGGTCTATTTCAAAACTGCGGGCGGTCTCATGTATGGCAAATTCGCTTTCATCCATCTTGGAAGAATGATCAAGCAAAGACCACTCATGAAACTCCATGAAAACATCAGTATCGGCAAGTTCCAGTTCGCCCTGAATTTCTGACATAAGTCGCGGAACTCTGAAAGACTCCCCCCTTTCGGCGGGTGACGGTTCACGTTGCGCTTCGGCGCGGTATTTTTGAATCGCGCCTTTGATTTCTTCCTGCCGTGTCTCCGGCAGCAATTCCGTAATTGCCTCTTCCCTCTTATCATCTATCAGACCCGTTATCTCAATTTCATACTCTCCCTCGCCGGTCTCCCGCAACGACACGCCCTCTTGCTTCTCAATCTCGCCGACCTCCCCGGATGTTGCGGTCAACTTATACTTAAAGGTCTCCTCAGGTTTATCAAACAGAGCAGCCGAATCTCCATTGCCAAGTTGCAGTTGCTCTATACTTTCCTGCGCCTCCTCCTCCTGAAAACCCATGGAAACCAATGTGTCAACCAGAGACTTGGCCGCCTCGCTGAAAGACGGTTCGGAGAGGCAGGCATAGGCGCGGTTGAGTTCATCCGCCTTGCGCCGCTTTGCGTAAGGCATACGCAACACGCGCCCTAAAAGTTGCTCAACATCTATCGCGCTCTGAATGCGCGACACTGAGCAAAAAACATAAGCAAACGAGCAGTCCCACCCCTCTTTTAACGCTTCAACCGTGATGACGTATTCAATTTCACATTTCGGGTCAAACAGGTTTATTCCGTCCAGTTCCCGCTGGTCGCCGGTGGCAACTGCAATTTTTTCCTCCGCGATTTGCTCAGATTCAATCAGGTGTTTTTTCAGTTCCTCAACAGTAACTTCCTGATTTTTCGGTTGCGCCTGAAATAAAACAATAGGCCGGATGTAACCGGGGTCATCTTTTGCGGTTTCAGCTAATCCGGCGCGGGTTGAGACTGCGCCATTGACCGCATTCTGCCAGTTGTCATACTCGGACAGCATGATCGGCAGTTTAATCATCTCCTCCGCCTTTAATTCCTGCGCCGTTACGCTGTAAAGAATGTTGGATCTGGCTCGTGGCGTTGCCGTGAATTCAATGATTGCCGAAGGGTTCACCCGCGTCTGCATTTCACGGGTCAATCCGGTAACGGCCTTTTGCGCCTCGTCAACAATCATAAGCGGGCGGTGAATGTGCATAAGGTTGGCAAAAGAAAACTTGACGCCGCCCTCAAGCGTTTCAAGACCCGCCGCCGATTTCGGCAGCGAGCTGAAATGCGGTTCCAGATTTTCATTATGCGCGTAAACCTTGCGCCCCTCGGTGTCTTTCACTCGTAGCGTCTGAATAGTGCCGACAACAATACAGCAATGGTCACGTATATCCTGCGGGCGTATATGTGTGAAATCGGCAATATCAAACACGCGCACACGCCCGCCGAATGCCTCATCAAGCGCCTGTCTGTAAGAGTGGTTCGGATTTTTCAGCGCATCAACGGTTTGAAGCCGGATTGTTTTTGAGGGAACCAGCCATAAAACCATCGGATAGTCCTTTTCCACCCAGGCATCGCGGGCAATGCTGATTGAGTGAGCGCCAAGCAGGGTTTTGCCGCCGCCGGTCGGCAGGCGCAGACAGACGTATGGCACATTCGCCAAATTGTTGAGCGGCTCATAGTCTCCGGCATAACGGCCAAGCCGCGCCGCAATTTCCGGCTCTTTGGTAACAGCCTCGTATGCCCCTTTCGGCCCCGCGATACGCGCCTCTTCAAGAAAACGCCGGAGGGTTGAGAGGGTTTCGGTCTGATATTTTTTGAGTTCCATGCTGTTTTTCAGTCCCGCGCTTTAACATCATAAGGCGTTTGCTTGAATGTAACGCGCTCGCGGTCAAGCGTTGCGGGTGTCATCCTTGATTGTTCTCCATAAATTACAAGCGGGCCGTCAAAGGTTGAATCCGTCTTGTGGATTGTATCCCGAATAGACGCCAGTGTCTTGCGTGTAAGAACATTGCCGCCATCCGGTCGTTTGTCGCCGAGTATGCCGTTGTAAAGCAATGCGTAAGCCGTGCCGTCATCAATTCCAAGCAACGGAGTTTTGCCCGTTCCGTTCCAAGGCCGGTTGGTTTCGGAAAACCAGATATGAGCGGCCAGAACCGGAAAGCGAATATCGGCGCATATATGGCCTTCTTCATCAAACACCGGCGGGCCGAGGCGAAAGAAGCGGAAACCGCCGCCGCCTTTCCAGTCAACCGCTTTTGAAATACCGCCCTGCTCGCCTTCAATCACTTTGTTCAGGCGCGGCACACAATGGGTTTGAGCGTGTTCGCCTATTTCTACGCCGATATAATGGCGGTTCATTTTGTGGGCAACGGCGGCGGCAGTGCCGGAGCCGAGGAAGGAATCAAGAATAAGGTCGCCGGGGTTTGTGGATAATTGCAAGACGCGCTCAAGAAGACGTTCAGGTTTTGGTGTGTCAAAAACGCTGTCTTCATTAAATTGCTTTACTTCTTGTTTAGCATCCTGATTGTGACCAACTTCTTGGTGAAGCCAGATAGTTATAGGTGTAATTCCGTCTTGTACATCAGAAAGAAATTTTTTAATTCGAGGAACATTTGTTCCCTTCTTTCCAAACCATATACGATTATCCTCTACCAATTCGTCAAATCGTTCCTTGGAAAACTGCCAACTTCTTCCCTTGGGTGGCCAAAACTCCTTGCCTGCCAGATTTTGAATCGGATAGATATATTTTTGACTTGGAGTTTTCACTTGTATGGGCTGAGAGGCCCAAGGTCCTCGAGGATCATTGTCGGGGTTAGAAAATCCACTATCTTGCTCTTCACTGCGGGGTAATAGATTAAGTCGCCATTTATCTTTGTTTTTTGCATGGACTATTATGTAGTCGTGGTTGTCGCTGAACCAACGCGCATCATTAGCGCGAGTGTGCTTCTTTTGCCATATCACATTCGCCACAAAGTTGCGCCGCCCGAAAACCTCATCCATAGCAATCTTTAAGTAGTGTCCTTCATCATCATCAACAGATACCCAAATAGAACCATCCTCAGCAAGTAACTCCCGCAACAACTCAAGGCGCGGCCACATCATCGCCAGCCATTGCGTATGTTCAAGGTTATCTTCATAGTGCTCAAACGCAGAGCGCGTATTGTAAGGCGGGTCAATATAAATGCACTTCACCCGCCCCGCATAGAAAGGCAACAACGCCTTCAATGCCTCAAGATTATCCCCCTGAATAAGCATATTGCCCGCATCCCTGTCTCCCGCCGACAGTTTAGACACTTCTTCCAGCAAGCGATAAGGCACACTTTGCGCGGCGCGTGTGTCTTCGTCTCTCGTCAACCAGTTGAGTGTGGGCATGGGCTTTCCTGTTTGCTCTGCATAGTTTGACCTTAGGCGACTTGATATTGCCTGTCATTTTACCTGAATACCAACTCAACCGCCACCTGTTCAATTACCTTCCTTGAATGTGTTTATAGTAAGAAGATGTTATGGATTTACCAATATATCTTAGTTGCAATCTCTTGTTAGTATAGGTAACCTTGGCAAAATCGGAGTTGAATACCGTATGGAAGTCCCGTTTACAGTATCAGCGCGGTCGGCGCGCCTCATCGGTAGGGAGAACATCGCCAATCAAGAGGGCGCTATAATTGAACTCGTCAAAAATTCTTACGATGCTGACGCTAACTTGTGCATACTTTTCTTTGATGGCAATGATACGCTTTACATCATAGATGATGGTGATGGAATGACAGATGAGGTCATTCGGAATCACTGGATGGTTATCGGCACAAGTAACAAGGAAGCAAACATCATTAGCCAGAAAGAAAGAGTAAGGACCGGCGCAAAGGGCATAGGGCGCTTTGCACTTGACCGCTTG
It includes:
- a CDS encoding tetratricopeptide repeat protein, which translates into the protein MSESDTKPEPVKSIREYADRVRELTEDRRCIFRGLPDAEWALESAAWRRIKKSAEDNEMVPNQQHFVEYHRDLIDRIRSKGHGYEGARSLHDLELLAKLQHHGAATAFIDFTKNIYVALWFAVDSQQEKNGTVCIINNTDITKFIAVNEDKFSSGNREIEDFLQPQSSDSATKEKQPQPSYWHWEAQRVRAERILRQSSIFVFGKSAIDEGDYQKIVVDKGAKREIWEELNRLHDINAETLFPDFSGLSIANRVKRYYHIKTAREYFADGNAHYQIGKYEKAIESYTRAIKINPQYATAYINRGNCYFQIKDREKAISDYTGAIEIDPQHAMAYNNLGTCYFQIGENEKAISDYTRAIEIDPQCAMAYGNRGDCYSKIGENEKAISDYTNAIEIGPQDTVAYYNRGYCYSQIEEYQKAISDYTRAIEINPQYAMAYGNRGYCYSEIGEYQKAIADYTKDIEINPQTANAYNNRAIDKYAINSGDKSAEEDIRKALNLAREQGDQDFVQKISNTMREWGMPVPE
- a CDS encoding DEAD/DEAH box helicase family protein, with product MELKKYQTETLSTLRRFLEEARIAGPKGAYEAVTKEPEIAARLGRYAGDYEPLNNLANVPYVCLRLPTGGGKTLLGAHSISIARDAWVEKDYPMVLWLVPSKTIRLQTVDALKNPNHSYRQALDEAFGGRVRVFDIADFTHIRPQDIRDHCCIVVGTIQTLRVKDTEGRKVYAHNENLEPHFSSLPKSAAGLETLEGGVKFSFANLMHIHRPLMIVDEAQKAVTGLTREMQTRVNPSAIIEFTATPRARSNILYSVTAQELKAEEMIKLPIMLSEYDNWQNAVNGAVSTRAGLAETAKDDPGYIRPIVLFQAQPKNQEVTVEELKKHLIESEQIAEEKIAVATGDQRELDGINLFDPKCEIEYVITVEALKEGWDCSFAYVFCSVSRIQSAIDVEQLLGRVLRMPYAKRRKADELNRAYACLSEPSFSEAAKSLVDTLVSMGFQEEEAQESIEQLQLGNGDSAALFDKPEETFKYKLTATSGEVGEIEKQEGVSLRETGEGEYEIEITGLIDDKREEAITELLPETRQEEIKGAIQKYRAEAQREPSPAERGESFRVPRLMSEIQGELELADTDVFMEFHEWSLLDHSSKMDESEFAIHETARSFEIDLNGNRLIYQFAGEDEQLGLDIDIEGWTPEALVLWLDRQVRQPDIHQSELLKWLSGMVGHLVNVRKMRIAALMRCKFILARKIREKLNRIRLEERGKSYQKYLFAPEAKTAVSFDTGFEFKENMYSGQRLYRGAWKPRKHFLSDVPAFDGVEGGEEFQCAQAIDSMAGLKFWVRNVAKHENSFCLPTAKGSFYPDFIAQLEDGRQLVVEYKGDLLADSADTAEKRTIGELWESKSEGKGLFIIVEKTVDGKDMREQLAGKVGDV
- a CDS encoding site-specific DNA-methyltransferase; protein product: MPTLNWLTRDEDTRAAQSVPYRLLEEVSKLSAGDRDAGNMLIQGDNLEALKALLPFYAGRVKCIYIDPPYNTRSAFEHYEDNLEHTQWLAMMWPRLELLRELLAEDGSIWVSVDDDEGHYLKIAMDEVFGRRNFVANVIWQKKHTRANDARWFSDNHDYIIVHAKNKDKWRLNLLPRSEEQDSGFSNPDNDPRGPWASQPIQVKTPSQKYIYPIQNLAGKEFWPPKGRSWQFSKERFDELVEDNRIWFGKKGTNVPRIKKFLSDVQDGITPITIWLHQEVGHNQDAKQEVKQFNEDSVFDTPKPERLLERVLQLSTNPGDLILDSFLGSGTAAAVAHKMNRHYIGVEIGEHAQTHCVPRLNKVIEGEQGGISKAVDWKGGGGFRFFRLGPPVFDEEGHICADIRFPVLAAHIWFSETNRPWNGTGKTPLLGIDDGTAYALLYNGILGDKRPDGGNVLTRKTLASIRDTIHKTDSTFDGPLVIYGEQSRMTPATLDRERVTFKQTPYDVKARD